The Deltaproteobacteria bacterium genome includes a window with the following:
- a CDS encoding helix-turn-helix domain-containing protein — translation MEELPAFLTVDELAALLRINRDTAYHLCSTREIPGVRKLGRCIRIHRETVLSWFVGQDRVSCSTRKPR, via the coding sequence ATGGAGGAACTACCGGCATTTCTCACCGTTGACGAACTCGCCGCCCTGCTCCGCATCAACCGCGACACTGCCTACCACCTGTGCTCGACACGGGAGATCCCCGGCGTCCGCAAACTTGGCCGGTGCATACGCATCCACCGCGAAACCGTGCTATCGTGGTTTGTTGGCCAGGACCGCGTTTCATGCTCAACGAGGAAACCCCGATGA